One Glycine soja cultivar W05 chromosome 2, ASM419377v2, whole genome shotgun sequence genomic region harbors:
- the LOC114373541 gene encoding protein MAIN-LIKE 1-like, which yields MVRTRGLGRALGHVTGRGVGRGDHDDSNDAPQHRWPIASARRQRVSVTAAHDEPVVPAPDIEADVFLDDPMAPIDVEDIVADIPADIGAEASEDEHEGFLGGLSDPFVLTQYADHVACSVWMGEPLHVDDAVQMLLDLLMVSTESARAEITQCRGSYVRLQWVRDLYERRCQAGHWTAAARAYLLHLLGCTLFANKIATNVHVVYLEALRDLSQTGRYARGVAALVHMYDQLNDASISSRWIATKKTVKSIRTPAYRERLDRLQIPDVCWIPYGEHQPVQDFHVVSCYSGLLRWGPVAIYYRPERVVRQFGYTQTIPAPPIDSWVSYDDIHDRWMHYSGHIVPASEVCVVPVTTWTGSFASCILS from the exons ATGGTTAGGACCAGAGGATTAGGTCGTGCCTTAGGTCACGTTACTGGCAGAGGTGTGGGCAGAGGAGATCATGATGATTCCAATGATGCTCCGCAGCATCGATGGCCTATCGCATCTGCACGGAGGCAGCGAGTCTCTGTCACTGCGGCGCATGATGAGCCAGTGGTCCCTGCACCAGATATTGAGGCTGATGTATTTCTGGATGACCCGATGGCACCAATTGATGTAGAGGACATTGTGGCAGACATTCCTGCAGACATAGGCGCAGAGGCTTCTGAGGATGAGCATGAGGGATTTTTGGGTGGTCTGAGCGACCCATTCGTGCTGACCCAGTATGCGGATCACGTTGCTTGCAGCGTATGGATgggagag CCCTTGCACGTGGATGATGCGGTTCAGATGCTGTTGGACTTATTGATGGTCTCTACAGAGTCTGCCAGGGCTGAGATAACCCAGTGTCGTGGATCGTACGTACGCCTGCAATGGGTACGTGATTTATACGAGCGCCGATGCCAGGCAGGTCATTGGACAGCTGCGGCTCGCGcatatcttcttcatcttctgggTTGCACTTTGTTTGCTAACAAGATTGCAAccaatgtgcatgttgtgtacttGGAGGCCCTTCGTGACCTCAGTCAGACCGGGAGGTACGCCCGGGGAGTGGCTGCTCTAGTGCATATGTACGACCAGCTGAACGATGCCTCTATCAGTAGCAG GTGGATTGCGACGAAGAAGACTGTGAAGAGCATACGTACACCGGCGTACAGGGAGCGCCTGGACCGACTCCAGATTCCGGATGTCTGTTGGATCCCGTATGGGGAGCACCAACCGGTCCAAGACTTCCATGTGGTATCATGCTATTCCGGTCTCCTGCGCTGGGGGCCTGTTGCTATTTATTATCGACCAGAGAGGGTCGTGCGGCAGTTTGGATACACGCAGACCATTCCTGCTCCTCCTATCGATTCATGGGTGTCGTATGATGATATACATGACAGGTGGATGCACTACTCGGGTCATATCGTTCCAGCAAGTGAGGTGTGTGTTGTGCCAGTGACTACATGGACTGGTTCTTTCGCATCTTGCATCCTTTCATGA